Proteins from a single region of Macrotis lagotis isolate mMagLag1 chromosome 2, bilby.v1.9.chrom.fasta, whole genome shotgun sequence:
- the SLC25A17 gene encoding peroxisomal membrane protein PMP34 isoform X2, with translation MAAVLSYESLVHAVAGAVGSVTAMTVFFPLDTARLRLQVDEKRKSKNTHMVLMEIIKEEGLLAPYRGWFPVISSLCCSNFVYFYTFNSLKAIWVKGQHSTTGKDLVVGFVAGVVNVLLTTPLWVVNTRLKLQGAKFRNEDIVPTNYKGIFDAFHQIMRDEGILALWNGTLPSLLLVFNPAIQFMFYEGLKRQLLKRRAQLSSLDVFVIGAIAKAIATTVTYPMQTVQSILRFGRHRLNPENRTLGSLRNVLYLLHQRVRRFGVMGLYKGLEAKLLQTVLTAALMFLVYEKLTAATFTVMGLKSGRKH, from the exons ATGGCCGCCGTGCTGTCCTACGAGAGCCTGGTCCACGCCGTGGCCGGCGCCGTG GGAAGTGTGACTGCCATGACGGTGTTTTTCCCTTTGGACACTGCAAGGCTTCGACTTCAGG TTGACGAGAAGCGGAAATCCAAGAACACGCACATGGTGCTGATGGAGATCATAAAAGAGGAAGGCCT CCTGGCGCCATATCGAGGGTGGTTTCCAGTTATCTCCAGTCTCTGCTGCTCCAATTTTGTCTATTTCTACACTTTCAATAGcctcaaagccatctgggtcaaaGGTCAACATTCGACCACTGGAAAGGACTTGGTGGTTGGATTTGTTGCAG GTGTAGTGAATGTGCTCCTGACCACACCTCTGTGGGTGGTGAACACGCGGCTGAAGCTCCAGGGGGCCAAGTTTAGAAATGAAGATATCGTGCCCACCAACTACAAGGGCATCTTCG aTGCTTTCCACCAAATCATGCGAGACGAAGGGATCCTGGCTCTGTGGAATGGcacacttccctccctccttctggtCTTCAACCCGGCCATCCAGTTCATGTTTTATGAGGGGCTCAAGAGGCAGCTCTTGAAGAGACGGGCACAG CTTTCTTCTTTGGATGTCTTTGTCATTGGGGCCATTGCCAAGGCCATTGCCACCACAGTCACCTATCCGATGCAGACAGTGCAGTCCATTCTGAGG tttggaCGTCACAGGCTGAACCCTGAAAACAGAACATTAGGTAGCCTTCGGAATGTTCTTTACCTTCTTCATCAGCGAGTGAG GCGTTTTGGAGTAATGGGGCTTTACAAAGGTCTGGAGGCCAAGCTGCTGCAGACCGTGCTCACGGCCGCCCTCATGTTCTTGGTCTACGAGAAGCTGACTGCTGCCACCTTCACAGTCATGGGACTGAAGAGTGGACGCAAGCACTGA
- the SLC25A17 gene encoding peroxisomal membrane protein PMP34 isoform X1, which translates to MAAVLSYESLVHAVAGAVGSVTAMTVFFPLDTARLRLQVDEKRKSKNTHMVLMEIIKEEGLLAPYRGWFPVISSLCCSNFVYFYTFNSLKAIWVKGQHSTTGKDLVVGFVAGVVNVLLTTPLWVVNTRLKLQGAKFRNEDIVPTNYKGIFDAFHQIMRDEGILALWNGTLPSLLLVFNPAIQFMFYEGLKRQLLKRRAQVRAQLSSLDVFVIGAIAKAIATTVTYPMQTVQSILRFGRHRLNPENRTLGSLRNVLYLLHQRVRRFGVMGLYKGLEAKLLQTVLTAALMFLVYEKLTAATFTVMGLKSGRKH; encoded by the exons ATGGCCGCCGTGCTGTCCTACGAGAGCCTGGTCCACGCCGTGGCCGGCGCCGTG GGAAGTGTGACTGCCATGACGGTGTTTTTCCCTTTGGACACTGCAAGGCTTCGACTTCAGG TTGACGAGAAGCGGAAATCCAAGAACACGCACATGGTGCTGATGGAGATCATAAAAGAGGAAGGCCT CCTGGCGCCATATCGAGGGTGGTTTCCAGTTATCTCCAGTCTCTGCTGCTCCAATTTTGTCTATTTCTACACTTTCAATAGcctcaaagccatctgggtcaaaGGTCAACATTCGACCACTGGAAAGGACTTGGTGGTTGGATTTGTTGCAG GTGTAGTGAATGTGCTCCTGACCACACCTCTGTGGGTGGTGAACACGCGGCTGAAGCTCCAGGGGGCCAAGTTTAGAAATGAAGATATCGTGCCCACCAACTACAAGGGCATCTTCG aTGCTTTCCACCAAATCATGCGAGACGAAGGGATCCTGGCTCTGTGGAATGGcacacttccctccctccttctggtCTTCAACCCGGCCATCCAGTTCATGTTTTATGAGGGGCTCAAGAGGCAGCTCTTGAAGAGACGGGCACAGGTACGAGCACAG CTTTCTTCTTTGGATGTCTTTGTCATTGGGGCCATTGCCAAGGCCATTGCCACCACAGTCACCTATCCGATGCAGACAGTGCAGTCCATTCTGAGG tttggaCGTCACAGGCTGAACCCTGAAAACAGAACATTAGGTAGCCTTCGGAATGTTCTTTACCTTCTTCATCAGCGAGTGAG GCGTTTTGGAGTAATGGGGCTTTACAAAGGTCTGGAGGCCAAGCTGCTGCAGACCGTGCTCACGGCCGCCCTCATGTTCTTGGTCTACGAGAAGCTGACTGCTGCCACCTTCACAGTCATGGGACTGAAGAGTGGACGCAAGCACTGA